Genomic DNA from Bacteroidota bacterium:
TGATCCATAAATTGAGATAATTGGTTGGTTCCAAAGAAGGAATTTAAAACGGAAGTCAATGTTCTGGCGTTAACCAAATCAACTGGTTTAAACACCTCATTGTCTCGTACATTCATCTTTTCGCGAATAGTACGAGCCATTCTGGATAATCCAACTCCAAACTGAGAATACAGTTGCTCTCCAACTGTTTTAACCCTTCTGTTACTCAAATGGTCAATATCATCGACATCTTGCTTAGAATTACTAAGTAAAATCAGATATTTGATAATCTGAATAATATCTTCTTGTGTCAGAACTTTCGTTTCCTCATCAGTGTTGAGGTTTAACTTTTTGTTCAGTCTATAACGCCCTACATCTCCGAGGTCATAACGCTTATCTGAAAAGAACAGCTTTTCAATAATTCCACGGGCAGTTTCTTCATCCGGTGGATCAGCATTACGCAATTGTCGGTAGATATATTCTAACGCTTCTTTTCCTGTGTTCGATGGATCTTTCTGCAGTGTATTGTAGATAATCTCATACTCATGCGTATTGGTATTTTCTTTATGCAGAATAACCACTTTTGCATTTGCATTTAAGATTAAGTCAATATGTTCATCCTGAATGATGGTATCACGTTCAAGAATAATCTCATTTCTTTCAATAGAAACAACTTCTCCAGTGTCTTCATCAACAAAATCCTCAACCCACTTACGCAATACACGTGCAGCGAGTCTGCGACCGATGATTTTTTTCAGTTCTGTTTTTTTAACCTTTACTTCTTCAGCTAGGTTAAACAGTTCCAAAATATCTTTGTCAGTTTCGTAACCAATGGCACGTAACAAAGTAGTTACTGGGAACTTCTTCTTGCGATCGATGTAAGCAAACATAACGTTGTTTACATCTGTAGCAAATTCCATCCAACTACCTTTAAACGGTATTACCCTGGCTGAATAAAGCTTCACACCACTAGTATGATAACTCTGACTAAAGAATACTCCTGGCGATCTGTGTAATTGAGAAACAATTACTCTTTCCGCACCATTAATAACAAAAGATCCTCTTACGGTCATGTATGGAATGGTTCCTAAATACACATCCTGAACAGTGGTTTCGAATTCCTCGTGTTCTTCATCGGTACAATATAGCTTCAGGCGAGCCTTTAATGCTACACTATAGGTCAAACCTCTTTCAATGCATTCTTCAATAGAATACTTCGGAGGATCGATAAAATAGTCGAGAAATTCCAATACAAAAATTCCCCTGGAATCAGTTATAGGGTAATTTTCCTGAAAAACTTTATATAAGTTCTCTTCTTTCTTCTCATCCGATAATGTTTCAATCTGGAAGAAGTCCTGAAAAGACTTTAACTGTATTTCAAGAAAATCTGGATATGGAATGGGACTTTCTATAGTCCCGAAATTGATACGTTTATTATTCTCTTTCAAGACAAATCAATTTAATGAATTTTGATGCTCAATAGATAAAGCATACCTTTTACTGTAAAAAACAGTAAAAGGTATGTAATGTAGGGCTAATATGTTTGCCAGAACAAAAGTCACTTAATTACTTAAGTTCAACTTCTGCACCTACTTCTTCTAATCTGGACTTGAAACTTTCAGCTTCTTCTTTAGAAACACCTTCTTTAACTGCTTTAGGTGCTGAATCTACTATTTCTTTTGCTTCTTTGAGGCCTAAACCTGTGATGTCTTTAACTACTTTAACTACCTGAAGTTTTTGTCCTCCAGCAGCTTTAAGCACTACATCAAATTCGGTTTGCTCTTCAACTTCAGCGCCATCACCTGCGCCAGCTCCCGGTGCGGCTATAGCTACAGCTGCTGCTGCAGGCTCTATTCCGTACTCGTCTTTTAGTAAACCTGTCAATTCATTTACTTCCTTTACTGTAAGATTTACTAGCTCTTCGGCTATTGCCTTAATATCTGCCATTATACCAATTTTTAGTGGTGTTTATTAAATTACTTAATTAATTATTCTTTTTCTGATAACGTTTTTAGAACACCGGTTATATTATTTTTACCGCTATTCAAAGCACCAATCAGATTGTGCATTGGAGAACTCAGTAATGCCAATACATCAGCAATTAATTCATCGCGTGACTTCAGATTAACTAAAGCATCGAGTTTATCATCACCAATATAAATGCAATCTTCCACATAAGCAGCCTTTAACAATGGTTTTTTATGTGTTCTTCTGAATTCCTTAATCAGTTTAGCAGGAGCATTAATACTCTCAGCAAACATCAAAGAAGATGGTCCTTTTAATGAGTCTAACAATTCTTCGTCAGTAAATCCTATTTTCTCCAAGGCTTTTCTGATAAATGTATTTTTAGAAACACTTAGTTCAATCCCTTTTTTCTGGCATAGCTTCCTCAGCTCAGTTGTTTGATTAACTGTTAAATCGGAAACATCGGCCAAATAGAAGTTGCCACTAGCTTTAACTCGCTCACTAATCCGTTCTACTAACTCTATTTTCTCTTCTCTTTTCATGTCGTTGTTTATAATCCGGGAACAGATTTAATGTCAATATCAATGCCCGGGCTCATCGTACTTGAAATCGTGACGCCCTTGAAATAGGTACCTTTTGCTGAAGCTGGACGAAGTTTATTAATTACGCGTAATAACTCTGCGCAATTTTCACTTATTTGAATTGCTTCAAAAGAGGCTCTTGCGATAGGCGTATGAATAATACCAAACTTATCTACCTTGAAGTCTATTTTTCCACTTTTCACTTCTTTCACAGCTTTAGGGATATCAGTTGTAACTGTACCTGCTTTTGGATTGGGCATCAAACCCCTCGGTCCCAAAACTTTTCCATATCGACCTAATTTCGGCATTACATCAGGACTAGTGATAATTGTATCAATATCGGTCCATCCTCCTTTGATTTTTTCAAGATATTCATCTAAACCGGCATAGTCAGCGCCTGCTTCAATAGCGGCATCAACTATTTCGGGATTACAAAGGACCAGAACTTTCAATTCTTTACCAGTACCATGAGGAAGCGTTGCAATACCTCTCACCATTTGATTGGCTTTCTTAGGATCGACTCCTAATCTGA
This window encodes:
- a CDS encoding 50S ribosomal protein L10; this translates as MKREEKIELVERISERVKASGNFYLADVSDLTVNQTTELRKLCQKKGIELSVSKNTFIRKALEKIGFTDEELLDSLKGPSSLMFAESINAPAKLIKEFRRTHKKPLLKAAYVEDCIYIGDDKLDALVNLKSRDELIADVLALLSSPMHNLIGALNSGKNNITGVLKTLSEKE
- a CDS encoding 50S ribosomal protein L1 — translated: MKLTKNTKASAAKIEAEKLYDLKEASQLVKDVTFTKFDASVDMDVRLGVDPKKANQMVRGIATLPHGTGKELKVLVLCNPEIVDAAIEAGADYAGLDEYLEKIKGGWTDIDTIITSPDVMPKLGRYGKVLGPRGLMPNPKAGTVTTDIPKAVKEVKSGKIDFKVDKFGIIHTPIARASFEAIQISENCAELLRVINKLRPASAKGTYFKGVTISSTMSPGIDIDIKSVPGL
- the rplL gene encoding 50S ribosomal protein L7/L12; the encoded protein is MADIKAIAEELVNLTVKEVNELTGLLKDEYGIEPAAAAVAIAAPGAGAGDGAEVEEQTEFDVVLKAAGGQKLQVVKVVKDITGLGLKEAKEIVDSAPKAVKEGVSKEEAESFKSRLEEVGAEVELK